In a genomic window of Nyctibius grandis isolate bNycGra1 chromosome 4, bNycGra1.pri, whole genome shotgun sequence:
- the GOT1 gene encoding aspartate aminotransferase, cytoplasmic, whose translation MASSIFTAVPRAPPVAVFKLTADFREDGDSRKVNLGVGAYRTDEGQPWVLPVVKKVEQMIANDKSLNHEYLPILGLPEFRANASRIALGDDSPAIKENRIGSVQSLGGTGALRIGAEFLRRWYNGNNNTATPVYISTPSWENHNSVFVDAGFKDIRTYHYWDAAKRGLDLQGLLGDMEKAPEFSIFILHACAHNPTGTDPTPDQWKQIAAVMKRRFLFPFFDSAYQGFASGSLDKDAWAVRYFVSEGFELFCAQSFSKNFGLYNERVGNLTVVGKDADNVQRVLSQMEKIVRTTWSNPPSQGARIVATTLSSPQLFAEWKDNVKTMADRVLLMRSELRSRLESLGTPGTWNHITEQIGMFSFTGLNPKQVEYMIKEKHIYLMASGRINMCGLTTKNLDYVAKSIHEAVTKIQ comes from the exons ATGGCCTCCTCCATCTTCACCGCCGTCCCCCGCGCCCCGCCTGTCGCCGTCTTCAAGCTCACGGCGGACTTCCGGGAGGACGGCGACTCGCGGAAGGTCAACCTGGGCGTGGGCG CCTACCGCACGGACGAGGGGCAGCCATGGGTCCTGCCGGTGGTGAAGAAGGTGGAGCAGATGATCGCCAACGACAAGAGCCTGAACCACGAGTACCTGCCCATCCTGGGCCTGCCCGAGTTCCGGGCCAACGCTTCCCGGATCGCCCTGGGTGACGACAGCCCTGCCATCAAGGAGAACCGG ATTGGAAGTGTTCAGTCCTTGGGCGGGACGGGCGCTCTGCGTATTGGCGCGGAGTTTCTGAGGCGGTGGTACAATGGAAACAACAACACGGCAACCCCGGTCTACATCTCCACTCCGTCCTGGG AGAACCACAACTCTGTGTTTGTGGATGCTGGCTTTAAAGATATTAGAACCTACCACTACTGGGATGCTGCCAAGAGGGGTCTGGATCTCCAGGGACTGCTGGGTGACATGGAG AAAGCCCCAGAGTTCTCCATTTTCATCCTCCATGCCTGTGCGCACAACCCAACGGGCACAGACCCTACTCCCGACCAGTGGAAACAGATTGCTGCTGTTATGAAG CGCCGGTTCCTGTTTCCGTTCTTCGACTCGGCGTACCAAGGTTTTGCCTCTGGCAGCCTGGACAAGGATGCCTGGGCTGTGCGATACTTTGTCTCCGAGGGCTTTGAGCTCTTCTGTGCACAGTCGTTTTCCAAGAACTTTGGGCTCTACA ATGAACGTGTGGGGAACCTAACTGTGGTGGGGAAGGATGCAGACAACGTGCAGCGTGTGCTTTCCCAGATGGAGAAGATTGTCCGCACCACTTGGTCCAACCCTCCCTCCCAGGGAGCGCGCATTGTGGCAACTACGCTTTCTTCCCCGCAGCTCTTTGCCGAGTG GAAGGACAATGTGAAGACAATGGCAGATCGGGTCTTGCTGATGCGGTCAGAGCTCCGGTCTCGCCTGGAGTCCCTTGGGACCCCAGGCACCTGGAACCACATCACAGAGCAGATCGGCATGTTTAGCTTCACAGGGCTGAACC CTAAGCAAGTGGAGTACATGATCAAGGAAAAACACATCTACCTGATGGCTAGTGGGCGCATCAACATGTGTGGCCTGACTACCAAGAACCTGGACTATGTGGCCAAGTCCATCCATGAAGCCGTCACAAAAATCCAATGA